A stretch of the Thiocystis violascens DSM 198 genome encodes the following:
- a CDS encoding ribonucleoside triphosphate reductase, giving the protein MGTDTNFPTLPTRVLKRDGVEVRFDAAKIESAILRAGQASGEFGPLEAGLLTAQVIKVLAHRFSDGRLPDIEGIQDVVEQTLISANHFGTARSYIVYREQHHKLRTDHRTLVDVGASIDEYLDRSDWRVAANANQGYSLGGLILNTSGKVIANYWLNHVYPPEIGAAHREGDYHIHDLDMLAGYCAGWSLRTLLNEGLNGVPGKVEAAPPKHMSSAIGQIVNFLGTLQNEWAGAQAFSSFDTYMAPFVRIDGLDYRHVKQAIQELIYNLNVPSRWGCQCVDEATECLTEHGWKRHDQIGKGERIATFDWRNNRLEYLEPLALNAYDFDGDMYVLRNRTQEQWITPGHKVLRKVFNSENRWVLEDIEQVAELKSPVIVPNAWETTSTTEIDDRIVMLLAWVVAEGNFDFHADRRRVSLFQSSGHAENAAEIEWLLNELGFSFHLWEQTGTYANFPVYRYRLNKEGSEFVLIYTERKCVPDIIRTLSARQIRLFLDTYIKGDGSIEPSGRIRIYTNDRDNLDALQELCVLAGYGSSVYTRKDSGVHVLNLIRNRETYIQLIERRPYKGKVWCPTTRNGTFVARRHGKTFITGNTPFTNLTFDWVCPEDLREQVPVIAGVEQSFTYGELQAEMDLINRAYIEVMTEGDAKGRIFTFPIPTYNITNDFPWESENADHLFEMTAKYGLPYFQNFLNSELTPNMVRSMCCRLQLDLRELLKRGNGLFGSAEQTGSLGVVTINCARLGFTHRGDEPGLLARLDELLNLARNSLEIKRKVIQRHMDAGLFPYTKRYLGTLRNHFSTIGVNGINEMIRNFTNDAEDITTTRGHQMACRLLDHVRARMVEFQEATGSMYNLEATPAEGTTYRFAREDQKRFPGILQAGTFDTPYYTNSSQLPVGFTDDPFEALAMQEALQSKYTGGTVLHLYMSEQVSSTDACKRLVRRSLENFRLPYITVTPVFSICPKHGYIAGEHPFCPICDQEIIARKQAEHDRTVTERKDSARTSAD; this is encoded by the coding sequence ATGGGAACCGACACGAACTTTCCGACCCTGCCAACCCGCGTACTCAAGCGCGACGGGGTCGAGGTTCGCTTCGACGCCGCCAAGATCGAGTCGGCGATTCTGCGCGCCGGTCAGGCCAGTGGCGAGTTCGGTCCTTTAGAGGCCGGATTGTTGACGGCCCAGGTCATCAAAGTGCTGGCCCACCGCTTTAGCGATGGGCGCCTGCCGGATATCGAGGGCATTCAGGACGTGGTGGAACAGACGCTGATCAGCGCCAACCACTTCGGCACCGCCCGCTCCTACATCGTCTATCGCGAGCAACATCACAAACTGCGCACCGACCACCGCACCCTGGTGGATGTCGGCGCCTCGATCGATGAGTATCTCGACCGCTCGGACTGGCGGGTCGCGGCCAACGCCAACCAGGGCTATTCGCTGGGCGGGCTGATCCTCAATACCTCGGGCAAGGTGATCGCCAATTACTGGCTGAATCATGTCTATCCGCCCGAGATCGGCGCGGCCCATCGCGAGGGCGATTATCATATCCATGACCTGGACATGCTCGCCGGATACTGCGCCGGCTGGTCGCTGCGCACCCTGCTCAACGAGGGGCTGAACGGGGTGCCGGGCAAGGTCGAGGCGGCGCCGCCCAAGCACATGTCCTCGGCCATCGGACAGATCGTCAACTTTCTCGGCACCCTGCAAAACGAGTGGGCTGGCGCCCAGGCGTTTTCGAGCTTCGATACCTACATGGCGCCGTTCGTCCGCATCGACGGGCTGGATTATCGCCATGTCAAGCAGGCGATTCAGGAGCTTATCTATAACCTGAATGTGCCGTCGCGGTGGGGGTGCCAATGCGTCGACGAAGCGACCGAATGTCTAACCGAGCATGGCTGGAAGCGCCATGACCAGATCGGGAAGGGTGAGCGTATCGCCACCTTCGATTGGCGCAACAACCGTCTGGAATATCTCGAACCGCTAGCGCTGAATGCCTACGACTTCGACGGCGACATGTACGTGCTGCGCAATCGCACGCAGGAACAATGGATCACGCCGGGCCACAAGGTCTTGCGCAAGGTCTTCAACTCGGAGAACCGCTGGGTTCTGGAAGATATCGAGCAGGTTGCCGAACTCAAGTCCCCGGTCATCGTTCCCAATGCCTGGGAGACCACGTCGACGACCGAGATCGATGACCGGATCGTCATGCTGCTGGCTTGGGTGGTGGCGGAAGGCAACTTCGATTTCCATGCCGATCGCCGGCGGGTCAGTCTCTTCCAGTCGAGCGGCCATGCGGAAAACGCGGCCGAGATCGAGTGGCTACTGAATGAACTCGGCTTCAGCTTTCATCTCTGGGAGCAGACCGGAACCTATGCGAATTTCCCCGTCTATCGCTATCGGCTGAACAAGGAAGGCAGTGAGTTCGTTCTGATCTACACGGAACGCAAATGCGTGCCCGACATCATCCGGACCCTGTCCGCCCGCCAGATCCGTCTCTTCCTGGATACCTATATCAAGGGCGACGGCAGTATCGAACCTAGCGGGCGCATCCGGATCTACACCAATGATCGCGACAATCTCGACGCGCTACAGGAACTCTGCGTGCTCGCCGGTTATGGCAGCAGCGTCTATACGCGCAAGGATTCGGGCGTTCATGTTCTGAACCTGATCCGCAACCGCGAGACCTATATCCAGCTCATCGAGCGCCGGCCTTACAAGGGCAAGGTCTGGTGTCCGACGACCCGCAACGGCACCTTCGTCGCACGTCGCCATGGCAAGACCTTCATCACTGGCAATACTCCTTTCACCAATCTGACCTTCGACTGGGTCTGCCCCGAGGATCTGCGCGAGCAGGTGCCGGTGATCGCGGGCGTGGAGCAGTCATTTACCTATGGCGAGCTTCAGGCCGAGATGGACCTGATCAACCGCGCCTATATCGAGGTCATGACCGAGGGCGATGCGAAGGGACGCATCTTCACCTTCCCGATCCCGACCTACAATATCACCAACGATTTCCCGTGGGAGAGCGAAAACGCGGACCATCTCTTTGAAATGACGGCGAAATATGGCCTCCCCTATTTTCAAAATTTCTTGAACTCCGAACTGACCCCGAACATGGTCCGTTCCATGTGCTGCCGGTTGCAACTGGATCTGCGCGAATTGCTCAAGCGCGGCAACGGCCTCTTCGGTTCGGCGGAGCAGACCGGATCGCTGGGCGTGGTCACGATCAACTGCGCGCGGCTCGGCTTCACCCATCGCGGCGACGAGCCGGGTCTGCTGGCGCGGCTCGATGAACTCCTGAACCTGGCGCGCAACAGTCTGGAGATCAAGCGCAAGGTCATCCAGCGTCACATGGACGCCGGGCTTTTCCCCTACACCAAGCGCTATCTGGGCACCCTGCGCAATCATTTCTCGACCATTGGCGTGAACGGGATCAACGAGATGATCCGCAATTTCACCAACGACGCCGAGGACATCACGACGACGCGGGGCCATCAGATGGCCTGCCGACTGCTCGACCATGTGCGCGCGCGCATGGTGGAGTTTCAGGAGGCCACCGGGAGCATGTACAACCTGGAGGCCACGCCCGCCGAGGGGACGACGTACCGCTTCGCGCGGGAGGACCAGAAGCGTTTTCCCGGCATCCTTCAGGCCGGCACCTTTGATACGCCCTACTACACCAACAGTTCGCAACTGCCGGTGGGATTCACCGATGACCCCTTCGAGGCGCTTGCCATGCAGGAGGCGTTGCAGAGCAAATATACCGGCGGCACCGTGCTGCATCTTTATATGAGCGAGCAGGTCTCGTCCACGGATGCCTGCAAACGGCTGGTGCGCCGCTCGCTGGAGAATTTCCGCCTGCCCTATATCACGGTCACGCCAGTGTTCTCGATCTGTCCCAAACACGGCTACATCGCTGGCGAACATCCTTTCTGCCCGATCTGCGACCAGGAAATCATCGCCCGCAAGCAGGCCGAACATGATCGCACCGTCACCGAGCGCAAAGACTCGGCACGAACCAGCGCTGATTAA
- a CDS encoding Uma2 family endonuclease, translating into MLETDWVVRPDTILRPDVALVCHDDNPRHIARAPEIVFEVISPSTAKRDEGLKRREYEEAGVKYYALIYPETLIATLYRQDGDAFRKVAEYETERFEFEGLPCRVAVDFATVFRRFR; encoded by the coding sequence TTGCTGGAGACCGACTGGGTCGTCAGACCGGACACGATCCTCCGGCCGGACGTGGCGCTGGTGTGCCATGACGACAACCCGAGACATATCGCCAGGGCACCTGAAATCGTCTTTGAGGTCATCAGCCCGTCCACGGCAAAACGCGACGAGGGGCTGAAGCGGCGCGAGTATGAAGAAGCGGGCGTCAAGTATTACGCGCTGATCTACCCGGAGACACTGATCGCGACACTCTATCGACAGGATGGCGACGCCTTTCGCAAAGTCGCCGAGTACGAGACGGAACGCTTTGAATTCGAGGGACTTCCCTGCCGGGTAGCAGTCGATTTCGCGACGGTGTTTCGACGGTTTCGATGA
- a CDS encoding PhoH family protein — MTTQPHTLDLELEPEDNTRLANLCGQFDQHLRQLERRLGIEINNRGFAFRLIGERESARLGEQLLRHLYDETERGVLTPDIIHLALQESGVDALLEQVEDRLPEVVIKTKRGLIRARGANQQEYLHAILKHDINFGVGPAGTGKTYLAVACAVEALESDRVRRLLLVRPAVEAGERLGFLPGDLAQKIDPYLRPLYDALFEMLGFEKVTKLLERNVIEVAPLAFMRGRTLNDSFIILDEAQNTTPEQMKMFLTRIGFGSTAVITGDVTQVDLPRGQPSGLRQAIEILKDVNGISFTFFNARDVVRHTLVQRIVNAYETYENLPPSRSSLHPG, encoded by the coding sequence TTGACGACTCAACCGCACACGCTGGATCTGGAACTGGAGCCCGAGGACAACACGCGCCTCGCGAACCTCTGCGGCCAGTTCGATCAACATCTGCGCCAATTGGAGCGCCGTCTCGGCATCGAGATCAACAATCGCGGTTTCGCGTTCCGGTTGATCGGCGAGCGCGAATCGGCGCGACTTGGAGAACAACTCCTGCGCCATCTCTACGACGAGACCGAACGGGGCGTGCTGACGCCCGACATCATCCACCTCGCGCTCCAGGAGTCCGGCGTGGACGCGCTGCTGGAACAGGTCGAGGACCGCCTGCCGGAGGTCGTCATTAAGACCAAGCGCGGTCTCATCCGGGCACGCGGTGCGAACCAGCAGGAATACCTGCACGCCATCCTCAAGCACGACATCAACTTCGGCGTCGGCCCCGCCGGCACCGGCAAGACCTATCTGGCGGTCGCCTGCGCGGTCGAGGCGCTGGAGTCCGATCGGGTGCGGCGTCTGCTGCTGGTGCGTCCGGCGGTGGAGGCGGGCGAGCGGCTCGGCTTCCTGCCCGGCGACTTGGCCCAGAAGATCGATCCCTATCTGCGTCCGCTCTATGACGCGCTGTTCGAGATGTTGGGATTCGAGAAAGTCACCAAGCTGCTCGAACGCAATGTCATCGAGGTCGCGCCGCTGGCCTTCATGCGCGGTCGCACGCTGAACGATTCGTTCATCATCCTCGACGAGGCCCAGAACACCACGCCCGAGCAGATGAAGATGTTCCTGACCCGCATCGGGTTTGGCTCGACGGCGGTGATCACCGGCGACGTGACCCAGGTGGATCTGCCGCGCGGCCAACCCTCCGGTCTGCGTCAGGCCATCGAGATCCTCAAGGATGTCAACGGCATCAGCTTCACCTTCTTCAACGCCCGCGACGTGGTGC
- the miaB gene encoding tRNA (N6-isopentenyl adenosine(37)-C2)-methylthiotransferase MiaB, translating into MHRKLYIQTYGCQMNEYDSARIADVLRVSAGLELTARPEDADVLLLNTCSIREKAQEKVFSQLGRWRPWKVARPDLVIGVGGCVASQEGAAIRERAPYVDLVFGPQTLHRLPQMLKDLRTDRLPQVDVSFPEIEKFDCLPTPRAEGPTAFVSVMEGCSKYCTYCVVPYTRGEEISRPFDDVIAEVAGLAEQGVREVNLLGQNVNAYRGPMSDPSASLGAGPEGETADLALLIRYVAAIDGIDRIRFTTSHPREFSDSLIEVFAEVPELVSFLHLPVQSGSDRILAAMKRGHTAADYRAKIQRLRQARPGIHLSSDFIVGFPGETEDDFAATLALVDDLDFDHSYSFIYSRRPGTPAADFPDDVSLDEKKARLERLQQRINRNAQGISRQMVGTVQRVLVEGPSRKDPHQLAGRTENNRVVNFAGPTDVIGDFVDLTITEALPNSLRGRLTSRSA; encoded by the coding sequence ATGCATCGCAAGCTCTATATCCAGACCTACGGTTGTCAGATGAACGAGTACGACTCCGCCCGGATCGCGGACGTGCTTCGCGTGTCCGCAGGGCTGGAACTGACGGCGCGTCCGGAAGACGCCGACGTTCTGCTGCTCAATACCTGCTCCATCCGCGAGAAGGCGCAGGAAAAGGTCTTCTCCCAACTCGGGCGCTGGCGCCCCTGGAAGGTCGCGCGCCCGGATCTGGTGATCGGCGTCGGCGGTTGCGTGGCGAGTCAGGAAGGGGCGGCGATCCGCGAGCGGGCGCCCTATGTGGATCTGGTGTTCGGCCCGCAGACCCTGCACCGGCTGCCGCAAATGCTGAAGGATCTCCGGACCGATCGGCTGCCCCAGGTGGACGTGTCCTTCCCGGAAATCGAAAAGTTCGACTGTCTGCCGACACCACGCGCCGAGGGGCCGACGGCCTTCGTTTCGGTGATGGAGGGCTGCTCCAAATACTGCACCTATTGCGTCGTGCCCTATACCCGCGGCGAGGAGATCAGCCGTCCCTTCGATGACGTGATCGCCGAGGTCGCGGGGTTGGCCGAGCAGGGCGTGCGCGAGGTCAATTTACTGGGACAGAACGTCAATGCCTATCGCGGACCGATGTCCGACCCTTCGGCTTCGCTCGGGGCAGGTCCGGAGGGCGAGACCGCCGATCTGGCGCTCCTGATTCGCTATGTCGCCGCCATCGACGGGATCGACCGGATCCGCTTCACCACCAGCCATCCGCGCGAATTCTCGGATAGCCTGATCGAGGTCTTCGCGGAGGTGCCCGAACTGGTCAGTTTTCTGCATCTGCCGGTGCAGTCCGGCTCGGACCGCATTCTGGCCGCTATGAAGCGCGGTCACACGGCAGCGGACTATCGCGCCAAAATCCAGCGGCTGCGGCAGGCGCGGCCCGGCATCCATCTGTCCTCCGATTTCATCGTCGGCTTCCCGGGCGAGACCGAGGACGACTTCGCCGCCACGCTGGCGCTGGTCGACGATCTCGATTTCGATCACAGTTACAGTTTCATCTACAGCCGCCGCCCCGGCACCCCAGCCGCGGACTTCCCGGATGATGTCTCGCTGGACGAGAAAAAGGCGCGTCTGGAACGCCTGCAGCAACGTATCAACCGCAACGCCCAGGGCATCAGCCGCCAGATGGTCGGGACGGTCCAGCGGGTGCTGGTGGAAGGTCCGTCGCGTAAGGATCCGCACCAACTCGCCGGGCGGACCGAGAACAATCGCGTGGTCAATTTCGCGGGGCCGACCGACGTGATCGGCGATTTCGTCGACCTGACCATCACCGAAGCCCTGCCCAATTCGCTCCGTGGCCGCCTGACGTCCCGCTCCGCTTGA